CATGGCCTACTGCCTGGACGCGGCGGCGGACAAGACCCTCTGGGAGGTGAACCTGCTGGAGCGCTTCGGCGCGGAAAACATCCAGTGGACCCTGGCGGAGTCGGTCTGGCTGGACGGCGATCGGATCATCTGCACGCCGGGCGGCGCCAAGGGCGCGCTGGCGGCGCTGGACAAGATGACGGGCGCGACGGTCTGGGCGACGACGGGCCTGGACGACAAAACCTCGTACTGCTCGCCCGCCATCATCACGCACAAGGGACGGCGCCTGGTGGTCACCGAGACGGCCCGGTACGTCATCGGCGTGGACGCGGAGAACGGCGCCCTGCTGTGGAAGCACGAGCACAAGACGAACTATGACATCCATGCGGTGACGCCCGTTTACGACGGCGCGGGGCTGCTGTACTACTCCGGCGGCTACGGCTCCGGCGGCGGCGCGCTGAAACTGTCGGACGACGGCGCGTCGGTCACCCAGGCGTGGACGGACAAGACGCTGGACTGCCAGCACCACGGCGTGGTCCTGGTGGACGGGCACCTCTACGGCACGGCGCACAAGGGCAATTCAATGGTGTGCCTGGAAATGGCCACGGGCGCGGTGAAATGGAGCGACCGCGGGGTGCGCCAGGGAAACACCGTCCTCGCCGACGGCATGCTGTACATCTATGAGGGCCCGAAGACGGGCGTCGTACACCTGGTGAAGCCCTCCCCGGCGGGGCTGGAGAGCGCGGGCAAGTTCACCGTGACCGCCGGCACGGACAAGCACTGGGCGCACCCCGCCATCGTCCACGGATTGCTGCTGATTCGGCGTGGGGACGCGCTGATCGCGTATAATGTGCGCTCCTGAAGGGGAGAAAACGAGGTTTGCCATGAAAAAACACGGATTCACGCTCATTGAACTGCTGGTGGTCATCGCGATCATCGGGATACTCGCGGCCATCCTGCTCCCGGCCCTGTCGCGGGCGCGCGAGGCCGCGCGGCGCTCCTCCTGCCAAAACAACCTCAAGCAGCTCGGTGTCGTCTTCAAAATGTATTCGGGCGAGTCGAAGGGGTGGTTTCCCCGCGCCCACGGCGACGAGCCCTGGGGCGCCGCCACCCCGGCGGGCTGCACCGAGGGCGACGCGGCGGCGGAACTGGCCCCGCACATGGCCGCCATCTTTCCGGAATACCTGACGGACCTGAATGTGCTGCTTTGCCCGTCCGACCCCGAGGCCTTCAAAGACAACGCCCTGGGTGTCGTGTCGGTCCTGCCCGGACAGGAATGCGCCTTCGACGGAACGCCCTCCGACGCGGACGAGAGTTACCTCTATTACGGCTTCGTCTTCGACAAGACCGGCGCGGGCGCGCCGACCATTGACACGGCCTTCTTCGGCGTAACCCCCTCGGCGGCGGTGAACGCCCAGGTCGCCTATGTCATGGGCGCCCTGTCCTACCAGCCCAGCATACCCATCTTCCAGGGTCCCCTCGGCGACAAGAACCCCGCGAACGACGGGCTCATCGGCGAGGACATCAACGACGCCACAAAGCACGGCCTCTTCGCCATGGTCGCCTCCCCGTCGGGCTCCACCCTGGGCAACGCGGGCGGCACCACGGTGTACCGCCTCCGC
The nucleotide sequence above comes from Candidatus Hydrogenedentota bacterium. Encoded proteins:
- a CDS encoding DUF1559 domain-containing protein, whose translation is MKKHGFTLIELLVVIAIIGILAAILLPALSRAREAARRSSCQNNLKQLGVVFKMYSGESKGWFPRAHGDEPWGAATPAGCTEGDAAAELAPHMAAIFPEYLTDLNVLLCPSDPEAFKDNALGVVSVLPGQECAFDGTPSDADESYLYYGFVFDKTGAGAPTIDTAFFGVTPSAAVNAQVAYVMGALSYQPSIPIFQGPLGDKNPANDGLIGEDINDATKHGLFAMVASPSGSTLGNAGGTTVYRLREGIERFLITDINAPAAASRAQSAIPVTWDVVTADSGGRAQFNHIPGGANVLYMDGHVQFNRYPDEFPASKSFALVASFF
- a CDS encoding PQQ-binding-like beta-propeller repeat protein → MKKTLFLTLVCAFAAGAATAGDTPRFRGPNGDGIFQETGLLKSWPDGGPPVAWTATGLGEGYSSAAVSEGKIYITGMDGDLTGHLFVLDMAGAQLKKIPYGKETTDDQARGPRSTPTVDGDRVYIVSGLGMAYCLDAAADKTLWEVNLLERFGAENIQWTLAESVWLDGDRIICTPGGAKGALAALDKMTGATVWATTGLDDKTSYCSPAIITHKGRRLVVTETARYVIGVDAENGALLWKHEHKTNYDIHAVTPVYDGAGLLYYSGGYGSGGGALKLSDDGASVTQAWTDKTLDCQHHGVVLVDGHLYGTAHKGNSMVCLEMATGAVKWSDRGVRQGNTVLADGMLYIYEGPKTGVVHLVKPSPAGLESAGKFTVTAGTDKHWAHPAIVHGLLLIRRGDALIAYNVRS